A genome region from Nicotiana tabacum cultivar K326 chromosome 13, ASM71507v2, whole genome shotgun sequence includes the following:
- the LOC142168120 gene encoding uncharacterized protein LOC142168120 — protein MDNHRQWHEELSFSLLGYCTTMRTSTGEMPDMLVYGTEAVIAAEFEIPSLRIIQKAKLYDAEWIRVRKKELMLIDEKSMNQCAMKPLIGRIKVNTDGSYFKETRRAGIGGIVRDQQGELIMAFSLFVKGKTNNIAEAMSTKMGI, from the exons atggacaatCACAGGCAGTGGCACGAAGAGCTATCCTTTTCCTTACTGGGTTACTGTACCACTATGAGAACATCTACTGGGGAAATGCcagacatgttggtatatggcacagaAGCTGTGATAGCCGCAGAGTTCGAGATACCATCTTTGAGAATCATCCAGAAAGCCAAGCTAtatgatgcagaatggatacgtGTTAGGAAAAAAGAACTCATGCTCATTGATGAAAAGAGTATGAaccagtgtgccatg AAACCCCTTATTGGAAGGATCAAAGTGAATACTGATGGAAGTTATTTCAAGGAGACAAGACGAGCTGGAATAGGGGGAATAGTGAGGGATCAACAAGGTGAACTAATTATGGCATTCTCGTTATTTGTCAAGGGTAAGACCAACAATATCGCTGAGGCCATGTCTACTAAAATGGGAATCTAG